AGGAATTTCCTTAGGAATGCAGCGAGCTCTCAATCAAAAACCTTGTCCATGTACATGACAAACATACATGACAGTGTTTTGGCTAGTAGTGCGTACATACGATTTGTTGGTATAGACCTGTCTTACAACGAACTTTACGAAACACGTTCTACTGCAGCGCGTGACGCTGACGTCGCTCACAGCGCAAGTAGCAACTGTAGGAGCCTTCTTCAGAGGTACCTACTGGTATCTACTTATTGTAGAAATGATATACTACCTCCCTTCGGTGCTCACTTGTTGCCTCAAGAAACCGCTACGTTGCTAGCTGATCGGGTCAAAAGATTCGGAATGCGAATCTTGTATCCCTCCAGCATGCCAGGATCTAGGTACAGGATCGATTCAAAAGCCAGCTAGCAACCAGCAACACATGAGCACCTATCACCTCTGGACTATTAAGTACcccttattatttttatcagctGCGTTAAACAGCTTGATATAGCGCCGCACTGATCTCGTAGGTTCATCTTAATTTGAATACTTACCATTAGTAATACTCCTAGAACAGCTAGTCCATCAGTCTGGCCGGCGGCTTCTGTAAAGCTGTGGTACTTGGAGGTGTTCCAATGCACGAGATGCAATTCGCCCGAAAACGCTCGTCCGTCGACCGTGTGCTCCGAACCCTCGCCGTTCACGGCGCCCCAGTGGCAGTGCCACTGTTCAAGTTTGTATACATCCGAACCGAGTGGACCACCTCGGAGCTCTGGAAGGTAATTAAATGTAGATTAACTAACTGCGCTTTCTGTAACCCAAAATCCTTACACGCAATCATAATGCAGTAGCGGTTGTAGTTCTCATATCACACACAAAAATTTCTGATGGTACCTGATGGTaacctaggtacttaatgtGGGAGAATAACTTTAATACATCATACTATAACCCTTAATCTAAGAATACATCACACactctgtcaaaatattaaaatccgtGTCTACGCTGCAACCCGTACTTTGATGACACTTCCGTCTTCCACTTATAATTTTGTCATATCTCTCTACTACGTCTCTACGCTCTAATGCTCAAGCTTTATGCTTAGATATTTGGTGAAGAAAAGGCTCGCCTCGGGTACTTTGGGTAGAATTTCTGTAAATCCTATGAAGTGTGGTTCTATTTTAGAGCGAACTCTAGGAGAGGTCCTAGGTGTAGTAGaggtttttttcaatttttaaccgacttccaaaaaaggaggaggttctcaattcgtcgggatcttatttttatttttttttattttttatgtatgttccccgattactcaaagacccctggaccgatttggaattttttttttttgtttgaaagggtatactgtgcaggtggtcccatataaatttggtgaagatctgatgaatatcttcggagatggagaacagaactcctcaatggataagagcaaattgctcgcgatcactgtaatagcttagtaaacagtagggttttaactgggcatagcatattatagtacagtggggccactaaaaattgtgaaataaaaaaaattcaaaagaaaaataaaaccgacttcaaaaaccgaCGCCTCGGGTACTTTGGGTAGAATTTCTGTAAATCCTATGGAGAGGCCCTAGGCGTAGGAGATAaatagaaattttaaattttctaaatcTAGCGATTTGAGTTAAACATTGATTTATGCTATGTTTATGCTAGTTAGTCTCCTTCTTAAGTCACGTGTAAGCGTTACATtttagtatttacctacttaaatctcATTCTTATCGTGTAGTTttatgtatatcaataactTATTCTTAATGCCTGCACAGTCTGTGTCCAATATACTTATATCTACATTAGACACAGACACTCGTATTAAGAATTAGTCATAAAGCATCATAACATTATATACTCTATAGAATAGACTACAAGACTAGGTATAATGTATGGAAAGTGGAAACATAATTTCAGACAGCCCTTGTATCGCTTTTAGGTAATTGATGAAAATCGAAAACACATGAAAGAGGGTCGCAACTGAGCCACGGTAGGAACCGGTAGGGGACGATCGTCTGGCGCGATGGAATTGCAAATTGGCATGCATTTAGGATAAGTGTTTATTTCCAGGTTCATTGCCGCTCTGTTTGGGCCTACTTTTATTTACTATCTTAGATATAACGAAGAAAACGAGAGCTATTTCAGATTACTACCATGAATGTTAAAATCCTTGTAGCACTAAAATACttcctattattatttataacttctAAGTAATAGGAAGTGTTTTAGTGCTTATATAtaaattaacttataacaaattgattttatttaatcattttattgcccttgatatgtaggtaagtatattaaaaaaatggagTTTAGCTTAACTGGCGTAATTTAAACAGATAGGTATTATTGTATTAATGATtcaaataaataggtatgtgTATCAAATCTATGTcggatttattaaaataaaaatgaagtcggttaataaacgAGCCATTGCAAGTTTGTAAACACATCTATAGGCGGAAGTAAGGAGGTAGGTTTTGTAGACGTAACTACGTACAGAAACAACTTTTATTTAGATTTGACTTCCTAGCTCTAGTTCCTCTATGCTTGGCTGACTGACCTCAGTTACATGGGAAATGCGACTTTTGTAAAACCTAGGTAGGAACATAGCGATACTCAATTCTTAAACACCCAAGAGCCGTAGAGCagcaataacaacaaatacctagTAAGCATAACCTTTTtttaatagggttccgtactaaaaCCAAAACCAAATCTTCGATTCGTCCATACGGATATCGATGGTCCTACCTATAATGacgtaagtagttaggtacttatgtagcggaaacgtggacactgacagttggcctcgtccataAATTAAAAGTAGCTCAGCgcagcgagctatgttgggtatctctaacagggataaaatccgtaacgaggaaatTCGTAGAAATACAAAAGTgatcgacatagctcaaaggattcaGATTTCATGTCATGtatgtcgcagaaccgacgcaACGGCCGATGTGGGGCAAACGTGTTCTGAAGTTGAGACTGCGTACCGGTAAGCACAATGTAGGACGATTTTCAGCCCGCTGAACTGATgatctgaagaaggtggcgggaagtgGGTGACGAGGAAGGCGTAGGACCATGAATGATATGAATAATATTGAttctaaaaatgtgttttttttttttaattatatagactagcgcttggctgcaatcagacctgctagcaagtgatgatgcagcctaagatggagcgcgcttgcctagaagttgcctattcactcttgacttgtaggtacccatattataggtggaagggaaaactgtaCGTGTTCGACGAATCACAAGTTTTGTGCAGTTAACTATGTTTAGGTATACCTGAGTCATAGCCGTTCTCGTCGACTCTCCAGCAGTATCCAGGGTTGACAACGGATCGCGGATGGTTGACGGAGTACCGCCACGCGAGGGGAGGTGCTCTGCCGCTACTGCAAGCACGGGATGTGTCAATATCGACTGGACTTTGTCGAGCGCCTCTGGCTTCAGGAAACTTCTCTACCCACGTCGCTGGTCCTGCGCaagaaaaaaatcaatttacttATTTAGAATTTC
This genomic stretch from Maniola jurtina chromosome 2, ilManJurt1.1, whole genome shotgun sequence harbors:
- the LOC123876693 gene encoding carbonic anhydrase 1 — protein: MEGQDWGYSVENGPATWVEKFPEARGARQSPVDIDTSRACSSGRAPPLAWRYSVNHPRSVVNPGYCWRVDENGYDSELRGGPLGSDVYKLEQWHCHWGAVNGEGSEHTVDGRAFSGELHLVHWNTSKYHSFTEAAGQTDGLAVLGVLLMVGSRHAELDKVVKLLPYIQHRGDKVTFSEPLNPANLLPKHKAYWTYPGSLTTPPCTESVTWILFKEPIEVSAEQLALMRKLRCGEASCGVEAMEVLHNYRPTLPLGNRELREIGGN